One stretch of Rhinatrema bivittatum unplaced genomic scaffold, aRhiBiv1.1, whole genome shotgun sequence DNA includes these proteins:
- the LOC115082038 gene encoding T-cell acute lymphocytic leukemia protein 1 homolog has product MMERLKSDLPLRDPSPCPQEEPGGGPPNGVTKETGPPCALLRLGAGALHIKGGEAGGEALQTVPTTELCRPPMVQLSPPQPAGRAMLYTLGQPLGAAASSVYFEDPDAFPMFHGSSRVKRREGPYETEIIEGGTRAKVVRRIFTNSRERWRQQNVNGAFAELRKLIPTHPPDKKLSKNEILRLAMKYINFLAKLLNDQEEEGNQRGKGSKDTGIDQEVLLQDMLSPSPNSSCGSSLDGAGSPDSFSEDHETLDSKHRRSLHPSIFPVEGNGQR; this is encoded by the exons ATgatggaaaggctgaagagcgATCTGCCCCTCCGGGACCCGTCCCcctgcccccaggaggagccaggagggggCCCCCCCAACGGAGTCACCAAGGAGACGGGGCCCCCCTGCGCGCTGCTGCGGCTCGGGGCGGGCGCGCTGCACATAAAAGGCGGCGAGGCGGGCGGCGAGGCGCTGCAGACGGTGCCGACCACCGAGCTGTGCAGACCCCCCATGGTGCAGCTGAGCCCCCCGCAGCCCGCCGGCAGAGCCATGCTCTACACCCTCGGCCAGCCGCTGGGCGCCGCCGCCAGCAG TGTCTACTTTGAGGACCCCGACGCCTTCCCCATGTTCCACGGCAGCAGCAGAGTCAAGCGCAGAGAGGGCCCCTACGAGACGGAGATCATCGAAGGGG GCACCCGAGCAAAAGTGGTTCGTCGAATCTTCACCAACAGCAGGGAAAGATGGCGGCAACAAAACGTGAACGGGGCTTTTGCAGAGCTGCGGAAGCTGATCCCAACTCACCCGCCAGACAAAAAGCTCAGCAAGAATGAGATCCTTCGTCTGGCAATGAAATATATCAATTTCCTGGCCAAGCTTCTCAATGACCAAGAAGAAGAGGGAAACCAAAGGGGTAAAGGGAGCAAAGACACTGGAATAGACCAAGAGGTCCTTCTTCAGGACATGTTATCGCCATCTCCAAACTCTAGCTGTGGAAGCTCATTAGATGGAGCAGGAAGCCCTGACAGCTTCAGTGAGGACCATGAAACACTGGATTCAAAGCACAGGCGGAGCCTCCATCCATCCATTTTTCCTGTAGAGGGCAACGGTCAACGATGA